A single Paraburkholderia sp. FT54 DNA region contains:
- a CDS encoding class 1 fructose-bisphosphatase, with protein sequence MALQRRTTLTKYLIEQQRETNNLPADLRLLIEVVARACKAISYHVSKGALGDALGTAGSENVQGEVQKKLDILSNEILLEANEWGGNLAGMASEEMEQFFPIPANYPKGEYLLVFDPLDGSSNIDVNVSIGTIFSVLRCPDGQQPTEQSFLQPGTQQVAAGYAVYGPQTVLVLTTGNGVNCFTLDRELGSWVLTQSDMRIPVETREYAINASNERHWYPPVEQYIGELKAGKDGSRQSDFNMRWIASMVADVHRILNRGGIFMYPADKRTPDKPGKLRLMYEANPMAFIVEQAGGAATNGEKRILDIQPKSLHERVAVFLGSKNEVDRVTRYHLETKK encoded by the coding sequence ATGGCTTTGCAACGTCGTACCACTCTCACGAAGTACCTGATCGAGCAGCAGCGCGAGACCAACAACCTGCCGGCCGATCTGCGCCTTTTGATCGAAGTCGTCGCACGTGCATGCAAGGCGATCAGCTACCACGTCAGCAAGGGCGCGCTGGGCGATGCGCTCGGCACGGCGGGCAGCGAGAACGTCCAAGGCGAGGTGCAGAAGAAGCTCGACATCCTGTCGAACGAAATCCTGCTCGAAGCGAATGAATGGGGCGGCAATCTCGCCGGTATGGCGTCCGAGGAAATGGAACAGTTCTTCCCGATCCCGGCGAACTATCCGAAGGGCGAGTACCTGCTCGTGTTCGACCCGCTCGACGGTTCGTCGAACATCGACGTCAACGTGTCGATCGGCACCATCTTCTCCGTGTTGCGCTGCCCGGACGGCCAGCAGCCCACCGAACAGTCGTTCCTGCAGCCAGGCACGCAGCAGGTCGCCGCCGGCTATGCGGTCTATGGTCCGCAAACCGTGCTGGTGCTGACCACCGGCAACGGCGTGAACTGCTTCACGCTCGACCGCGAACTCGGCTCGTGGGTGCTCACGCAGAGCGACATGCGTATTCCGGTCGAAACGCGTGAATACGCGATCAACGCTTCGAACGAGCGTCACTGGTATCCGCCGGTCGAGCAGTACATCGGCGAATTGAAGGCTGGCAAGGACGGTTCGCGCCAAAGCGACTTCAACATGCGCTGGATCGCGTCGATGGTGGCGGACGTGCATCGTATCCTGAATCGCGGCGGCATCTTCATGTATCCGGCCGACAAGCGCACGCCGGACAAGCCGGGCAAGCTGCGCCTGATGTACGAGGCGAATCCGATGGCCTTCATCGTCGAGCAGGCGGGCGGCGCCGCGACCAACGGCGAGAAGCGCATTCTGGACATCCAGCCGAAAAGCCTGCATGAACGCGTGGCGGTGTTCCTCGGCTCGAAGAACGAGGTGGACCGGGTTACCCGCTACCATCTCGAAACAAAAAAGTGA
- a CDS encoding HigA family addiction module antitoxin — protein sequence MVIKRSDLHSIDFSDIDTGESIPEIHPGEVLRSEFLEPLGMSVNALALALRVPAPRINDVVRGKRAISADTALRLERYFGASAQFWLNLQIAYDLRVATAAAGEQIEREIEPMPKADRPKMPKVSTEHARAAALAASVSGKLTAGKARRKA from the coding sequence ATGGTCATCAAACGCTCCGATCTGCACAGCATCGATTTCTCGGACATCGACACCGGCGAGAGCATCCCGGAAATCCATCCGGGCGAGGTTCTGCGCAGCGAGTTCCTCGAACCGCTCGGCATGTCCGTCAACGCGCTCGCGCTTGCGCTGCGCGTGCCGGCGCCGCGCATCAACGACGTGGTGCGCGGCAAGCGCGCCATTTCGGCTGACACCGCACTGCGGCTCGAGCGCTACTTCGGCGCGAGCGCGCAATTCTGGCTCAACCTGCAAATCGCCTACGACCTGCGCGTTGCCACCGCGGCCGCTGGCGAACAGATCGAACGCGAGATCGAACCCATGCCGAAGGCGGACCGCCCGAAAATGCCGAAGGTTTCGACCGAACACGCCCGTGCCGCGGCGCTTGCGGCGAGCGTAAGCGGCAAGCTCACGGCCGGCAAGGCGCGCCGCAAAGCCTGA
- a CDS encoding type II toxin-antitoxin system RelE/ParE family toxin, whose amino-acid sequence MITTFGDKATARIFQGRFVYSLPLHMQQLARRKLFMIDAAESIRDLHAPPGNRLEALQGQRSGQWSIRINAQWRICFHFVDGEALNVEIVDYH is encoded by the coding sequence ATGATCACGACATTCGGCGACAAAGCTACGGCGAGAATCTTTCAGGGTAGGTTCGTTTATTCACTGCCGCTTCACATGCAACAGCTCGCGCGCCGCAAGCTGTTTATGATCGACGCCGCGGAGTCCATCCGCGACCTGCACGCGCCGCCTGGCAACCGGCTGGAAGCGCTGCAAGGCCAGCGCAGCGGGCAATGGAGTATTCGGATCAATGCGCAATGGCGCATCTGTTTTCATTTCGTCGACGGGGAGGCGCTGAATGTCGAGATTGTCGACTATCACTGA
- the pepN gene encoding aminopeptidase N — MADTATPNVIRRADYAPPAFLIETVALEFDLVPERTVVRNTMRVRRNPEASRAAHLELMGEQLEFVSAAIDGQPFANAHAHEHGLLLDNVPDQFDLTLTSICNPAENTTLSGLYVSGGNFFTQCEAEGFRRITYFLDRPDVMATFTVTLRASKADYPVLLSNGNLLEEGDLPDGRHFARWEDPFRKPSYLFALVAGKLVALEERVKSGSGKEKLLQVWVEPHDLDKTRHAMDSLIHSIRWDEERFGLELDLDRFMIVAVSDFNMGAMENKGLNIFNTKYVLANPETATDTDFANIEAVVGHEYFHNWTGNRVTCRDWFQLSLKEGLTVFRDQEFSADMAGGATDEAARATKRIEDVRVLRQMQFAEDAGPMSHPVRPESYVEINNFYTMTVYEKGSEVVRMYQTLFGRDGFRKGMDLYFKRHDGQAVTCDDFRHALADANGRDLTQFERWYSQAGTPRVSVRTQYDAAQHRYSVTLTQGYGEGAPAARETQKGPLLIPFAIGLIGKDGRDLPLQLQGENTASASTTRVLEFTQTEQTFTFVNVAQEPLPSLLRNFSAPVIVEYDYSAQQLAFLLAHDSDPFNRWEAGQRLATRELLTLAGRAATGVPLQLDDSVVAAFARVLTDETLSPSFRELALMLPSEAYLAEQMAESNPAAVHAARQFVRKRLANALRSDWLKVYEQHRTPGAYEATPEASGHRALKNLALSYLAELDDPAEAVGLASAQYDAANNMTDRSAALSALLNASAAKGGSAEAQQALDDFYRRFEKEPLVIDKWFALQATQRGSAQRPVIEIVRKLMTHPAFNLKNPNRTRSLIFSFCAANPAQFHAENGSGYAFWADQVIALDAINPQVAARLARSLELWRRFTPTLRDGMRAALEKVASQVKSRDVREIVEKALA, encoded by the coding sequence ATGGCCGATACCGCAACGCCCAATGTGATTCGCCGCGCCGACTACGCGCCGCCCGCCTTCCTGATCGAGACCGTCGCACTGGAGTTCGATCTGGTTCCCGAACGCACGGTTGTCCGGAACACCATGCGCGTGCGCCGCAATCCGGAGGCGTCGCGCGCCGCCCACCTGGAACTGATGGGCGAACAACTGGAGTTCGTCAGCGCCGCGATCGACGGCCAGCCGTTCGCCAACGCCCACGCGCACGAACACGGCCTGCTGCTCGACAACGTGCCGGATCAGTTCGACCTGACGCTCACGAGCATCTGCAATCCGGCTGAGAACACCACGCTGTCGGGCCTGTATGTGTCGGGCGGCAATTTCTTCACGCAGTGCGAGGCCGAGGGCTTTCGCCGCATCACTTATTTCCTCGACCGCCCGGACGTGATGGCGACCTTCACAGTCACGCTGCGCGCCAGCAAGGCCGATTATCCGGTGTTGCTGTCGAACGGCAACCTGCTCGAAGAAGGCGACTTGCCCGACGGCCGCCACTTCGCGCGCTGGGAAGATCCGTTCAGAAAGCCGAGCTATCTGTTCGCGCTGGTCGCCGGCAAGCTGGTGGCCCTGGAAGAGCGCGTGAAGAGCGGTTCGGGCAAGGAAAAGCTGCTGCAGGTGTGGGTCGAGCCGCACGACCTCGACAAGACCCGCCACGCCATGGACTCGCTGATCCATTCGATCCGCTGGGACGAGGAGCGCTTCGGGCTCGAACTCGATCTGGACCGCTTCATGATCGTCGCGGTGAGCGACTTCAACATGGGCGCGATGGAGAACAAGGGGCTCAACATCTTCAACACGAAGTACGTGCTGGCGAACCCCGAAACGGCAACCGACACCGACTTCGCGAACATCGAGGCCGTGGTCGGCCACGAGTACTTCCACAATTGGACCGGCAACCGCGTGACGTGCCGCGACTGGTTCCAGCTGAGCCTGAAAGAAGGCCTGACGGTATTCCGCGACCAGGAGTTCTCGGCCGACATGGCGGGCGGCGCGACTGACGAAGCCGCGCGCGCCACCAAGCGCATCGAGGACGTGCGCGTGCTGCGCCAGATGCAGTTCGCCGAAGACGCGGGTCCGATGTCGCATCCGGTACGCCCCGAGAGCTACGTCGAGATCAACAACTTCTACACGATGACCGTCTACGAGAAAGGTTCGGAAGTCGTGCGGATGTATCAGACACTGTTCGGCCGCGACGGTTTCCGCAAGGGCATGGACCTGTACTTCAAGCGCCATGACGGCCAGGCCGTGACCTGCGACGATTTCCGTCATGCGCTCGCCGATGCGAACGGCCGCGATCTCACGCAGTTCGAGCGCTGGTATAGCCAGGCCGGCACGCCGCGCGTGTCCGTGCGCACCCAATACGACGCCGCACAGCACCGTTACAGCGTGACGCTCACGCAAGGCTATGGCGAAGGCGCGCCGGCCGCGCGCGAAACGCAAAAGGGTCCGCTGCTGATTCCGTTCGCGATCGGTTTGATCGGCAAGGACGGCCGCGACCTGCCGCTGCAATTGCAAGGCGAAAACACGGCGTCGGCCTCCACCACGCGCGTGCTCGAATTCACGCAGACCGAACAGACCTTTACGTTCGTCAACGTGGCGCAGGAGCCGCTGCCCTCGCTGCTGCGCAATTTCTCGGCGCCGGTGATCGTCGAATACGACTACTCGGCGCAACAGTTGGCGTTCCTGCTTGCTCACGACAGCGACCCGTTCAACCGCTGGGAAGCCGGCCAACGGCTCGCCACGCGCGAACTGCTCACGCTCGCCGGGCGCGCCGCCACGGGCGTGCCGCTGCAACTCGACGATTCCGTGGTCGCCGCGTTCGCGCGCGTGCTGACCGATGAAACGCTCTCGCCTTCGTTCCGCGAACTCGCATTGATGTTGCCTTCGGAAGCGTATCTGGCCGAGCAGATGGCCGAATCGAATCCGGCGGCCGTGCACGCCGCGCGGCAATTCGTGCGCAAGCGTCTCGCCAACGCGCTCAGGAGCGACTGGCTCAAGGTGTACGAGCAACATCGCACGCCGGGCGCGTACGAAGCCACGCCCGAAGCGTCCGGTCACCGCGCGCTGAAGAACCTCGCGCTGTCGTACCTCGCTGAACTGGACGATCCGGCCGAGGCTGTGGGTCTCGCGTCCGCGCAATACGATGCGGCGAACAACATGACCGACCGCTCGGCGGCGCTCTCCGCGTTGCTCAATGCGTCGGCGGCCAAGGGCGGCAGCGCCGAGGCGCAGCAGGCGCTGGACGACTTCTACCGGCGCTTCGAAAAGGAGCCGCTCGTGATCGACAAATGGTTCGCCTTGCAGGCCACGCAGCGTGGCAGCGCGCAACGTCCGGTGATCGAGATCGTGCGCAAGCTGATGACGCACCCGGCCTTCAACCTGAAGAACCCGAACCGCACGCGTTCGCTGATCTTCAGCTTCTGCGCGGCGAACCCGGCGCAGTTCCATGCCGAAAACGGCTCGGGCTACGCGTTCTGGGCCGATCAGGTGATCGCGCTCGACGCCATCAATCCGCAAGTGGCCGCCCGCCTCGCCCGCTCGCTGGAACTGTGGCGCCGCTTCACGCCGACATTGCGCGACGGCATGCGCGCGGCGCTGGAGAAAGTCGCGTCGCAGGTGAAATCGCGCGATGTGCGCGAGATCGTGGAGAAAGCATTGGCGTGA
- a CDS encoding DUF4136 domain-containing protein: protein MTIDRWTRRATLLLAALTVLLSGCTTYVTTQVTAFSDWSSNDATRTYAFTRAADQQNNLELSTYERVVANELAAHAFRQVDSAQARYLVGLSYGMRSDMVTVAEPVYYNPWPAPYWGYGRPFDPWGPWGAFPTTYVNQSYPIFTHLLGVRITERTSGKEVYNVTARNSGGESSLVRAMPYLARSALADFPLGNGVVHTVKIPVGKDGGAPNEIAATGAAPAATPAPASGAKVIQ from the coding sequence ATGACAATCGATCGATGGACCCGCCGCGCCACGCTGCTGCTAGCCGCGCTGACGGTGCTGCTTTCCGGCTGCACGACCTATGTCACCACCCAGGTCACGGCCTTCTCCGACTGGAGCAGCAACGACGCCACCCGGACCTACGCGTTCACGCGGGCGGCGGACCAGCAGAACAATCTCGAGCTCAGCACGTACGAGCGCGTTGTCGCGAACGAACTCGCCGCACATGCATTCCGCCAGGTCGACAGCGCGCAGGCGCGCTATCTGGTCGGCCTTTCGTACGGGATGCGCTCGGACATGGTGACGGTCGCGGAGCCGGTGTATTACAACCCGTGGCCAGCGCCGTACTGGGGCTATGGCCGGCCGTTCGATCCGTGGGGCCCGTGGGGCGCGTTCCCAACCACTTACGTGAACCAGAGCTATCCGATCTTCACGCACCTTCTGGGCGTACGGATTACCGAGCGGACTAGCGGCAAGGAGGTCTACAACGTGACGGCGCGCAATTCGGGCGGAGAGTCGTCGCTGGTTCGGGCCATGCCGTATCTGGCGCGTAGCGCGCTGGCCGATTTTCCGCTCGGCAACGGCGTGGTCCATACGGTGAAGATTCCGGTCGGCAAGGACGGCGGCGCACCGAACGAAATCGCTGCTACCGGCGCCGCGCCCGCTGCCACGCCGGCGCCGGCGTCCGGTGCGAAAGTCATTCAGTAA
- a CDS encoding beta-ketoacyl synthase chain length factor: MPVLHWTIPVARWSSWPAAASAAPNIGFIEPIVRRRLSTLSRVALKVAHDCVGEDAARVVFASRHGELRRTTDILRAISAGEPVSPTAFSLSVLNAMTGVFGIARGDRSAASAISAGAETLGYALLEAHAQYATQPDSPTLLVYADETADPAYGMIEDEVQGGAIAILLDGETATGELTCTVSRADQSESASAKQTSASARGAAGAVAAETLFATQSQALQHCLETGLPAAWQGAGAIWHWSWHDRAA; encoded by the coding sequence ATGCCCGTTCTACACTGGACCATTCCCGTCGCTCGCTGGTCTAGCTGGCCTGCTGCCGCATCTGCCGCACCCAATATCGGCTTTATCGAGCCGATCGTGCGGCGTCGTCTGAGCACTCTGTCCAGAGTGGCGCTGAAGGTTGCGCACGACTGTGTCGGCGAGGACGCGGCGCGGGTCGTGTTCGCCTCGCGCCACGGGGAATTGCGGCGCACCACGGATATCCTGCGCGCCATCAGCGCGGGCGAGCCGGTGTCGCCGACCGCCTTCAGCCTGTCGGTGCTCAATGCCATGACCGGCGTATTCGGCATAGCGCGCGGCGACCGCTCCGCGGCGAGCGCGATCTCGGCCGGCGCGGAAACGCTGGGTTATGCGCTGCTGGAAGCACATGCGCAGTACGCGACACAGCCGGATTCGCCGACGCTGCTGGTATACGCCGACGAAACCGCCGACCCGGCGTACGGCATGATCGAAGACGAAGTGCAGGGTGGCGCGATCGCGATCCTGCTCGATGGCGAAACCGCGACGGGGGAGCTGACGTGCACGGTGTCGCGCGCAGACCAGTCAGAATCGGCGTCGGCGAAGCAAACCAGCGCAAGCGCGCGAGGCGCTGCAGGCGCCGTCGCCGCGGAAACCCTCTTCGCGACCCAGAGCCAGGCGCTGCAGCACTGTCTGGAAACCGGCCTGCCCGCCGCCTGGCAAGGCGCCGGCGCCATCTGGCACTGGAGTTGGCATGACCGCGCGGCTTGA
- a CDS encoding lysophospholipid acyltransferase family protein, translating into MTARLDYSWRFCATGMAFVVFGVCGVLFSAVVFPLAWVWPHRASRQFAVTSVIHWFFRALVAVLQRIGVMELEVSGVQALRAGGPAIVVANHPTYLDVMVLLSLTPHACCVVKNAHWSNPCFWGIVRSAEYVSNADPAELVEAGAKQLAAGYTMIIFPEGTRSPAPNRLHAFSRGFAHMALKVGAPIVPVLMDCDPPAFTKQMRWYDVPARAFRMRVNVLEPLGVEQLAAHDTPPALAARSVTSAVEAHITQHLFDYGFFKTGN; encoded by the coding sequence ATGACCGCGCGGCTTGATTACTCCTGGCGATTCTGCGCGACCGGCATGGCCTTCGTGGTGTTCGGCGTGTGCGGCGTATTGTTCTCGGCGGTGGTGTTTCCGCTTGCATGGGTGTGGCCGCACCGCGCCTCGCGCCAGTTCGCGGTGACGAGCGTGATCCACTGGTTTTTCCGCGCGCTGGTCGCGGTGTTGCAGCGCATCGGCGTCATGGAACTCGAAGTGTCAGGCGTGCAGGCGTTGCGCGCGGGCGGCCCGGCGATCGTGGTCGCCAACCACCCGACCTACCTCGACGTGATGGTGCTGCTGTCGCTCACGCCGCATGCCTGCTGCGTGGTGAAAAACGCGCACTGGAGCAACCCGTGTTTCTGGGGCATCGTGCGTTCGGCCGAATACGTCAGCAACGCCGATCCTGCGGAACTCGTCGAGGCCGGCGCGAAGCAGCTGGCGGCAGGCTATACCATGATCATTTTTCCGGAAGGCACGCGCAGCCCCGCGCCGAACCGGCTGCATGCGTTTTCGCGCGGTTTCGCGCACATGGCGCTGAAGGTCGGCGCGCCGATCGTCCCAGTGCTGATGGATTGCGACCCGCCCGCATTCACCAAGCAGATGCGCTGGTACGACGTGCCGGCGCGCGCGTTCAGAATGCGCGTGAACGTGCTCGAGCCGCTCGGCGTCGAGCAGCTCGCCGCCCATGACACTCCACCGGCTCTCGCTGCGCGCAGCGTGACGAGCGCCGTCGAAGCACACATCACTCAGCACTTGTTCGACTATGGATTCTTTAAAACTGGAAATTAA
- a CDS encoding phosphopantetheine-binding protein translates to MDSLKLEIKQFLIEALDLEDLSPADIDDDAPLFETDGIGLDSIDALEIGIVLRKQYQLTIAANDERTREHFRSINTLAALVTSQREAVHAVNETTRKGE, encoded by the coding sequence ATGGATTCTTTAAAACTGGAAATTAAACAGTTCCTGATCGAAGCTCTCGATCTGGAAGACCTGAGCCCGGCCGATATCGACGACGACGCGCCGTTGTTCGAAACCGACGGCATCGGTCTCGATTCGATCGATGCGCTCGAAATCGGCATCGTGCTGCGCAAACAATACCAACTGACCATCGCGGCGAACGACGAGCGCACGCGCGAACATTTCCGCTCGATCAACACGCTGGCGGCGCTCGTGACGAGCCAGCGCGAAGCGGTGCACGCTGTGAACGAAACAACCAGAAAGGGGGAGTAA
- a CDS encoding acyl carrier protein, giving the protein MSEAEILERIRAIFKENFAIEPERVTPEAHLFEDLDLDSIDAVDLAIKLQEMTGRRIKPEEFKSVRTVGDVIGAVESLLAAQG; this is encoded by the coding sequence GTGTCCGAGGCAGAGATTCTGGAGCGCATCCGCGCCATCTTCAAAGAGAACTTCGCAATCGAGCCCGAGCGTGTCACGCCCGAAGCGCATCTGTTCGAAGACCTCGATCTCGACAGCATCGACGCCGTCGACCTCGCGATCAAACTGCAGGAAATGACCGGACGCCGCATCAAGCCGGAAGAGTTCAAATCGGTGCGCACGGTCGGCGATGTGATCGGTGCGGTCGAATCTCTGCTGGCGGCGCAAGGCTGA
- a CDS encoding AMP-binding protein, translating to MIALHELLTVVEETAAVHAPVCRDGDAVLDRTAFRGRVVALIGLVQTQDAQRYALCIDDPFDFACALFALFACSKEPVIPANSTPGYLADLADAYEVVLSDADLPPFALAAGAKAEAKVEATVNVAANAANAANAANAAEAEANANANANANANANTNTDTDPASPQPSRATYPIDPQAPLTLYTSGSSGSPKPIRKTLAQFNAEVHTLEKQWGALVGDATMLASVPHHHIYGLLFRVLWPLAAGRAFDRAVSIEPLQLQTQIERCGAAVIVSTPAQLSRWPALPGFADLSPAPRAFFSSGGPLALEAAQEYAAAYGAAPLEIYGSTETGGIAWRRQDQTDAWQPVSGIEVRRDEDGALNVRSPHLDHAGWHRTDDKIAFDAEGRFRLQGRLDRVLKLDGKRVSLPELEARLALHPYVAQAALVPLEGASRERVGGVVALTEAGGAALRDEGRVALAKRLRRHLAEYFDVVVLPRHWRFRVTLPFDARGKLPVTAVAAAFEPRSEGMEVLAEARSGDMLHYELRVPAALVHFAGHFPGLPILPGVVQVDWAVRLAAEHVPAVRAVASIDRLKFMAPVSPGAVLKLTLAHDATRRRVQFAYRVNGRECASGVIVYGEAA from the coding sequence ATGATCGCGTTGCATGAGCTGTTGACGGTGGTCGAAGAGACTGCCGCGGTGCACGCACCGGTATGTCGCGACGGCGACGCAGTGCTCGATCGCACGGCGTTTCGCGGGCGCGTCGTTGCGTTGATCGGGCTTGTGCAAACGCAGGACGCGCAACGCTACGCCTTGTGCATCGACGATCCGTTCGATTTCGCCTGCGCCCTTTTTGCGCTGTTCGCGTGCAGCAAGGAGCCGGTGATTCCGGCCAACTCGACGCCGGGCTATCTCGCCGATCTCGCCGACGCGTATGAGGTTGTGCTGAGCGACGCAGATTTGCCGCCATTCGCGCTCGCCGCTGGAGCCAAGGCCGAAGCCAAAGTGGAGGCCACGGTCAACGTTGCCGCCAACGCCGCCAACGCCGCCAACGCCGCCAACGCCGCTGAAGCCGAAGCCAACGCCAACGCCAACGCCAACGCCAACGCCAACGCCAACACCAACACCGACACCGACCCAGCTTCACCGCAACCATCCCGCGCCACGTACCCGATCGACCCGCAAGCCCCGCTCACGCTCTACACCTCAGGCAGCAGCGGCAGTCCCAAGCCGATCCGCAAGACTCTCGCGCAATTCAACGCCGAAGTGCACACGCTAGAAAAGCAGTGGGGCGCGCTAGTCGGCGACGCGACGATGCTCGCGAGTGTTCCGCATCACCACATCTACGGTTTGCTGTTCCGCGTGCTCTGGCCGCTCGCAGCCGGCCGTGCATTCGACCGTGCGGTCAGCATCGAGCCGTTGCAATTGCAAACGCAGATCGAACGATGCGGCGCGGCGGTGATCGTCTCGACGCCCGCGCAGTTGTCGCGCTGGCCCGCGTTGCCCGGCTTCGCCGACCTTTCTCCGGCGCCGCGCGCATTCTTCTCGTCGGGCGGCCCGCTCGCGCTCGAAGCCGCGCAGGAATACGCCGCCGCCTATGGCGCCGCGCCGCTCGAGATTTACGGCAGCACGGAGACCGGCGGCATCGCGTGGCGGCGCCAGGATCAGACCGATGCCTGGCAGCCGGTGTCCGGCATCGAAGTGCGCCGCGACGAAGACGGCGCGCTGAACGTCCGCTCGCCGCATCTCGATCACGCCGGCTGGCATCGCACCGACGACAAGATCGCGTTCGACGCCGAAGGCCGTTTCCGCCTGCAAGGGCGGCTCGACCGCGTGCTCAAGCTCGACGGCAAGCGCGTGTCGCTGCCGGAACTGGAAGCACGCCTCGCGCTGCATCCGTATGTTGCGCAAGCGGCGCTCGTGCCGCTGGAAGGCGCCTCGCGCGAGCGCGTCGGCGGCGTCGTGGCGCTGACCGAAGCGGGCGGCGCAGCCCTGCGCGACGAAGGCCGCGTGGCGCTCGCGAAACGCCTGCGCCGGCATCTCGCCGAATACTTCGACGTCGTGGTGCTGCCGCGCCATTGGCGTTTTCGCGTCACGCTGCCGTTCGACGCGCGCGGCAAATTGCCGGTGACCGCCGTGGCGGCCGCGTTCGAACCGCGCAGCGAGGGCATGGAAGTGCTGGCCGAAGCGCGCAGCGGCGACATGCTGCATTACGAATTGCGCGTGCCCGCCGCGCTCGTGCATTTCGCCGGCCACTTTCCCGGCCTGCCGATTCTGCCCGGTGTCGTGCAGGTCGACTGGGCCGTGCGTCTTGCCGCCGAGCACGTGCCGGCCGTGCGCGCGGTGGCGTCGATCGATCGTCTGAAATTCATGGCGCCGGTGTCGCCAGGCGCGGTGCTCAAGCTCACGCTCGCGCACGACGCGACGCGCCGGCGCGTGCAGTTCGCGTACCGCGTGAACGGCCGTGAATGCGCGTCCGGCGTGATCGTCTACGGGGAGGCCGCGTGA